GTAAGACACGCAtgatggaggacagaactctttcAATAGAAAAAGCAAATTGTTTGAAAACAGTGCAATagtttatgcaaaattttgttcTGAATAACACATGGAAGTCAGAAAAACGGAACCCTTATAGAATAACGTAGTTGTCAGCTGAGAGACGGAGAGTAGTGAGTAGTGTAATATTTCTAAGGTCATTTCAGAGTAATGTGGTCGTTAGTAGTGGGTGTGGCGGCGCTGGCCTCCGTGGCAACAGCCTGCAGGCAAACTGTGACCACAGTAAGCGGGACCCATGCCCCGGCCCGCGTTTGTGGTGGAGACCTAATATTCTCCGATGAATTCAATACGTTTGACCTAGAGAAGTGGCAACATGAGCTCACATTAGCTGGTGGCGGTGTAAGTTAACacaattgtttatttactttaagttTTGTGATATGAATATCCGTGATAGCCGTGTCGACAAGCCGTAATAGCGTTGTTAGTACTTTAGCTTCACTTTCAAGTTTCGTGGGGAACTGTGTTTAATCAtgccgcacctctaacttagcggagttatgtgcgttttataaaattataatatgatttaaagAAAGCTGCTTTGCTAAATTCTTCACAATGTTCTGTGCGAAgtcgattcgcacttggccagcgtaatgggtaaacccttctcattcttaaagaagataattatgTAGACTAAGTATGATAAAAAATGATAGTTTAAGGATAATTAGttcattggtctagtggtaagcacGTTTGTCAATGGATTACGTGGTCCTGAGATCGAATAtctcgttttaaaataaaaaaaatttaattttctcgtTTTAATTGTTAATAGATGTTTGGTCGGGTTTTTCTCCTCGGGGTAAAGTAGCTGTACTTTaaacttcaatatttttacagaacTGGGAATTCCAATACTACGATAACAATCGCACCAACTCCTTCACGGAAAACGGAGTTCTGTTCCTTAGGCCTTCGTTGACCTCTGATCAGTTCGGATCAGTGTTCCTGAGAAGTGGCCGCCTCAATATCGAGGGTGGCCAACCCGCTGATAGGTTAGAGTTGCTTCTATCTCTTATTTAATTTACGTGATATGTATtatctcatttatttatatttccgcaggcaaatttttatcaaagtaaaaaaaaaaaaattgtcaactTGGCACCATTTAGATAATGGCTAAACGCTTAATAGTTAACGATGCCGATTCTGTTATACACACATCGAAAAAAATAGTGTTATACACATATAGCTACAGGTAACTTTGTGAACTCTAATTTTTGTCAAACATGGCAATATTgtctaaaaaaaagttaagttgtTTCGTTCATTTCCAATAGCTATAGTGGTGCCAATTGTGTTGTACACAGATATCTTAATAAAACTGTGAAGAGTTAAACATACGGATATCGTTTTCTACGGGGAACTTTGTAAAAGGCTATCCCTACATTTATACCTGTGAATTTGATTTAGCTTAGAGATTTATGTATTAACAGAATTGGCACAATTAGGCGTAATACGCAGCGCACGCTATGGGGTCTATGTTCCGGTAATAGTTCAATCATAGTTTGAAAGTTTTACCTTCATGGTTAAATCTGCTTACAAACTCTTAGAAAGTTTGATAATCAACGTCAATGTCCATGTTTCAGCTCCGTAGTCATGTCTAGTAGACATCCTACGGAGAGATCTAAAACTTAAGCATTtcttatattagtatataaatacattaaacatattattgtaTCTTATAACAATTACAGGTGTACCAACCCTCAGTGGTACGGATGTGAGCGTCAGGGTACACCCAGTAACATTATCAACCCCATCAAAAGTGCCCGTATTCGTACCGTCGAGTCCTTCAGCTTCCGGTATGGTCGCGTCGAAATACGCGCTAAGATGCCAGCCGGGGATTGGCTATGGCCAGGTACcaattattgcttttattttaaccGTAAAAGAACAGTCGGTCGCCAGAAAAAAGACAGTCGACTTGTTGCCTTAGGCCGTGAAAAGTCactactctaccgacaaagtgGTGCTACCAAGTgaattagcgttccgttacAATGTTGTGTAAAACGATTAGGGGacgggtttaatacaactgccctaccatctcagactgcatcttcacttaccttaatgtgagattgcagtcaaaagttaacttgtagtggaatttgaGAAAAATGTCTGGCCACTTTGAAACATATGAAACCCTGCCCGTCGAAGTTGTACCTACCAACGTATTATATGATCTAGTCTTGAACTAGTAAAACGTAAGAAGAGCTGATCCGACGGCCGACCTATACCCCAACAATGTATCGAGATATGCTTGTATTGCATAGCGATAAATGCAAAACTTGTATAAGAATGTGTCTCTATGCaggtagtttatttaaaataaatatactacgacaatacacatcgccatctagtcccaaagtaagcgtagcttgttttataggTACTATATGGGTATATAAATACtcataacatatagataaacacccagacaatgaaaaacattcatgttcatcacacaaacattgtccagttgtgggaatcgaacccacggccttgtcgctgcccagtgcgccaatcAGCGatcgaatatatatatatatacagtcaaacctggataagcgagagttcaagggagcacaatctcattctcgcttatagaggtttctcactaacccgagtttctcgctaatgcaggtacatgggtagcgtttctctcttatagaggtacgcagcaataacaagacatatattcatgcactttgtaattttattttatttagaacttatttacatttaaaaaaatccgtgaatttcgtttgggtttctgtttttgtattttgaatgtttttctctaactcataaaatttgtcgaatattgcttgctcgactgtcgcttatagaggtatagataagtagcagtctcacttacggaggtccgtgagggaaaaacgactctctcttacaaaggtttctgtttctcgctaatagaggttttgggagcttaaaatgacgggcCCTGGCTATTattctcacttatagagttttctcacttatccagttctcacttacccaggtttgactgtatatatatataaatatatacagactgtattatttatataatatatatataatatatataaataggatatatgtaggtaggtaggtatatattattaagatatatgTAGGTAGCGATTTATTACActtgtaatattataacattttacagCTATCTGGTTTATGCCGGCTTTCAATACCTACGGATCCTGGCCAGCTTCGGGTGAGATTGATCTCGTAGAATCCCGCGGTAACCGTCAAATGTTTAGCAACGGTGCCCACATCGGTACGCAGGAAGCTGGCTCAACTCTGCATTTTGGTCCCTTCCCCGGTGAAAACGCCTGGGATAGAGCACATTGGATCCGAAGAAACACCAACGGGTGGGACCGTAACTTCCACAACTATCAGCTCGAATGGACACCAGGTAATTTTATATCGCAGAGATGCAAAAAAAGGTTTCATCATCCGCCGCAACCTCATAATTtctaatagtgtttttacctacacttggaggaattatcaattttttatttaaaatgcatatataatattttttcatataaaattataaaaagcaatgtgtcatttACAGTAAAAAGGAGATTCAAACTGCAATGtctcctactagatggcgctatagtTCCTATAAGACGGATGTAAAAGCGATTGCCAggaagtcgcaggttcaaatcctgtcagttccgtaaattttatatgcattttaaatttataaaaactactaTTTTCTATTATGAATTTtggcatataatataaaatcggCCCATTACCGATCCAcctcagagcacgggtcttctcgcAGAAtaaggtagtccaccacgctggcggatTGTGctgaagtgcggattggtagacgtgatacacctttgagaacgataTGGGGACCTCTCAATGCAGGTTTGCTGTCTCTCGATCGCAGCTGTGGTTATCGGTTCCTACTTTCTATTGCAGCTAGTTTAGTCACCCAAGAAAGCTTCCTCGCAATGTTAAATCATCTAATATTACATCTATTctactattataataactaagaaACTGTTTAATAAATTCAATGCCAGAATAATGTTTATATAGCTTCATGCAATATTAGCTGAGCTCCGTGATGATTATATATTAACCGATAACCTACCTCAATAGAGAGGCTATCAATAGCGAAGAGATTACAACTAAAAGCATCAGCTTTTTATCAGTAATCGTAGATAGagtgtacaaaataatatttttgaaaaaagaaataatattattccaCAGACTTTTTAAGATTCAGCATCGATAACGTAGAGCTAGGAAGAATTACTCCACCTAATAATGGTGGGCTCTGGCAATTTGGAGGCTTCAGCAGGTCTAACTACCTGAACCCCTGGCGTTTTGGAAGTAAAATGGCTCCATTTGATGAAAAggtaaatgaatatattattaaatacctatttcccagtaaatatatttttaagcggCATATTTACtggcttataaataaaaactacatgTTTTTCAGAGTTTTTATCGATTTTAAAACACGATAAGAAATACTGGAAGACTAAATTAATCTCTaacgattggcgtagtgggcagtgggttcggttcccacaactggaaaatgtttttgtaatgaacatgaatgtttttcagtgtctgggttttatctgtatattataagcatttatataCATTAGTTATCTGGGTACtaaaccataacacaagctacacttacatTGCGGCTACGTGGCGATGTAGGTAGTGtcgtattatgtttattattattattaaatcctaTAAGAACAGCAACTccatcttattttatttttcagttctTCCTTATAATGAACGTGGCTGTCGGTGGCACTAACGGATTCTTCCCTGATGGAGTTCAAAATCCTCATCCCAAACCCTGGAGAAATACCTCGCCAACGGTATGTTCTTATTATAGTCAGCAGTGCGatttaaaatactattatttttttacaaacttggCACTTTGAGATAAGTCAGAAGCCTCGATTTTCATGAATTTTCTTTAATCATATCTTGAaaattatgcattttaattatattattaatgcattTATATGCATGCATTATAGCCATAATTATCTTATCTAATCGATACGCCACAATGTGATGACTAGTTTTCGAAATGACGCACCCAAAAATCTGGCTCCTGAGGACTAAcctattagtattattatatatgactGTTTTCAGGCCGCCGCCGATTTCTTGAATGCACAAGGAAACTGGCTGCCAACCTGGAACCTCAACGTTAACAACGGAAGAGACGCCTCTTTACAAGTGGATTATGTCCGCATTTGGGCTTTGTAAATTGTCatgctaagattttttttttaaactttattgaaCTTTATTCgctgttaataaaaataactaaagttTTATAGTGTTTGTATCTTACCATCATCATCCATATAAAGCTTATGAtagaaatattagaaatatttcgTACAACTACTCTTGAATATGATAgatgagttaaaaaaattacaggtaTTTTTAGcataagtttttttatgttttgacaACTTATAACTATCATAAAGAAACAGTATTTTGTTGATGCAGGCATTGGTCACAGAGCTAAAGCTACTTGGCTGCTCCGAGGCAGAATTGTGTGTTCAGGTAACTGAGGGcctgatttatttaattatacatttgaAAATTGCGTGCTCCGGTGTGACTTCTTCCCCGCATAACGGACAAAAGACGCTTGCTGCTGTACCTTTAGAATTAAACACGCCATGACCTCTTAAAACTTGTGTTATGTATCTGGTTATATTGTCTGTTGTATTGCAAATTATCTGAGCGCAGCTATGAAATACCTATGCCTCATAGCTTATAACAACGTATAACGTAACGTATAGGTATAAGGTATAAGTTCTTGTAATCAAGGtccacttaaatacattttgttgGTTATAGTGGCATGCTGATAAGAAAGCCCGGAAACAGTCGTTCATCAGGTAGTACTAGCCCGATCCCCTAGAGAATCCCCGTGAATACATGCCCTTATTGGCTATAAGAGTAATAAAATCGTTCATTGCTGAatgataaaatgttaaataacatgttgcaaattttacaaatacatttacataatttacttgCAATTCTGCCGTAGCCTAGGAACTGATAACAAAGTATTTGCTAAAACTGAGTTTCAGCCTTATTCTGCATCTACAAAAGAAGCTCTACCTACGTCTTACTCGTTATTCCTGTCTTTCCGTTTTCGGTTTCTGAAACACCTAGGCTCAACCTACTTATACGTATCTAATAGGATAAGTCCGAATCTCAGTTTGACCACAACCTCAAAAAATATAGTTAGGTATTTAtcataagatatttattgtattaattcAACGTTGTTCCTCTTTTTAATCGCAGCATTTTCGTACATATAATTACTCatggaatttatattaaaatatcttgCTTCGTGTAACTACTACGTGCTACCGATAAGTTGTATTTCCTTAACACATTATGTAGTAAGCGGTTTATACAGTGGCGTAGCTAGAAGAAAATGACGGAGGAGAACCGAAATGCCTGACAATTGGGTGTACCCTATGCACGAACGGACCGATAGTAACATATCAAAAGATATGGACATACACTTGCAATCCTTCACATGCGATGTCGGGCGTCGTTCTGGCCTCTTTAACGTGTTATCTTATACTACATACTTAGGGTAATGGATGTTAATGCAGATTAAATATTAGAGAacaaaaaatgcatttattcaGTATAGTTGAAtagtaatataaattttcttataaaaaacgAAAATCATTTCAATTAACCAAAACGTGATATCTCCGCTAGTTACGCCACTGGGCTTACACACTTCGTTACACAAGTGATTCTGTTATTATTAAGTACCTGAGTGCAATTTATCGCACTACCTCTGAGTGAGTAggtatgaatataattttacgaTGTTAGTGTGCTAGAagatagttacatattaaatcaatgacaaAAAGCAAATTTAGTACCTAGATAGAAGCTTTTTCAGTGAGAGACAAACTGATAGGCGTGCTGCACACCTGGTAATTATTGTCGTGCATATAACTGGGTAAGCGACGTTAATTCATGTCGGCAACTCTTGAAACTTACGAATTTGACCTAATTTTTTTCCTTCCGTTTCTCGGAAAGCACAATAAAAACCATAATCCTATATaggataggtaggtatatcaatTATCTCAAAAACTTGATAAaaatttcgacggccgactggcgcagtgggcagcgaccctactttctgagtccaaggctgtgggttcgattcccacaactggaacatgttagtgtgatgagcataagtgtttttcagtgtctgggtgtttatatgtattttctaagtatttatgtatatataattcataaaaatattcatcagtcatcttagtcccaaaacacaagcaacgcttactttggggctaggtggcgatgtgtttattgtcgtagtatatttattatttattcattgttactTGTGTTGAAATTCGTATTCTAGGAATTATTAAATTCACTTTCGTTTTTCATACAGTTAGTTACTAGTTAGGTacaggtataatatatatataaaaatgaaaatcaataaatgataatataatttattgattttcattttttcttaacattgcttacaaaaacaaaaacactataaaaatatttaagaaaaaaaaatccaccctccgcttgcggggcttttgaatgcccaagcaaccggcggtcaggacTCCAGactgaggaacctcctcacaatacgcgccgtttcgaggactactgccttctgtatccgacccttgatccaacaaccaagcgaaagcttcttaagatgttggttgaagcttttcgcgagaagaccactGACTAAAACGACGCtcggaacaataactgtcgactcaacattccacatggcggtaatctcgtgagcaaggtccaagtatttggatactttttccttttcatctGAAAAAGAAAGTagggtatattattattatatatatatatatatatatatatatatatacatatatatatatatatatatgtatataaatatatatatatatatatatatatatatatatgtatatatatatagtaatatatcAAGTCAAGTCTTCAAGTCTGCGAACATTGTTA
The genomic region above belongs to Pararge aegeria chromosome 8, ilParAegt1.1, whole genome shotgun sequence and contains:
- the LOC120626013 gene encoding beta-1,3-glucan-binding protein-like — translated: MSVNSQVIIYVFIILTVVVNSNSTILYSCRPSTACVKTFYPHSVRRVPHDAYNKNPPKFVEGKLGGRRVMWSLVVGVAALASVATACRQTVTTVSGTHAPARVCGGDLIFSDEFNTFDLEKWQHELTLAGGGNWEFQYYDNNRTNSFTENGVLFLRPSLTSDQFGSVFLRSGRLNIEGGQPADRCTNPQWYGCERQGTPSNIINPIKSARIRTVESFSFRYGRVEIRAKMPAGDWLWPAIWFMPAFNTYGSWPASGEIDLVESRGNRQMFSNGAHIGTQEAGSTLHFGPFPGENAWDRAHWIRRNTNGWDRNFHNYQLEWTPDFLRFSIDNVELGRITPPNNGGLWQFGGFSRSNYLNPWRFGSKMAPFDEKFFLIMNVAVGGTNGFFPDGVQNPHPKPWRNTSPTAAADFLNAQGNWLPTWNLNVNNGRDASLQVDYVRIWAL